The Saccharothrix variisporea genome has a segment encoding these proteins:
- the dpdE gene encoding protein DpdE: MNNRFAVGDLVEYPGSPGVGTVGEVRDTEVRIDFFASVAVPVAKSTFVQSRDCKPVALGPATRVYWRNPDTGRWLPGRVASAVDGKYYITFPNHRYDFPIPSAQLRVRWDGDHTDPAAVLGVGAHESGYFRNTRLPFLQGLITERGASANIAGFLSSAVEIYPHQVYAALTVLSDPVQRYLLADEVGLGKTVEAGFVIRQTLIDNPRARIVLLTPDNLRRQWREELIEKFFTDDFPWASIKIRPHDDPSTWADHHGWDLLVVDEAHRLTQVEDPSESSYPQLRALAHSIEKVLLLSATPTTSYFKTHLGLLHLLDPKIYSWADADQFAERYRRRLALADSIYALDSQFTVYLESSVAEIRTLLGVHDPQFELLSSQVLELIDEDFELRPGISDETLKTRVEELRAHVSETYRLHRRVIRNRRANVLDEELEDEFPGYDVRGRQVPTVLNLDAEAHDTAENAVLDWHARVGDHLDQVGPNTDAQLYGAVLKILVSRSGIVVDDLLDTLRWRMNADGPAAERAHLSTEERRALHAAPIVASERELLAELERLDTAKLRKSALERLSEALSSVLLKYRRTVVFCGPGQLGELLADHLRATASKVGVGEHTHGAGPENAHNAVRAWAAPFNPRGERVRLLVVDDSGEDGLNLQLAEAALHLRMPWSPNQLEQRLGRIDRYRSVDAVSHSRPADQYRLTSAQGDVTFTDAWTDLLVEGYELFHDSVSTLQDAIADSISGVWSQGMRQGPAGVHGQTQVIRSALDEAREEIEKMDMLEAIHHSAVQDTGIASKLIRFETEWRAFEAALSGFTSETDGGIGLRHRPGNGTEVFDLRNSKPLVDPRLWHRTVHRVGSANVEGVFNRSVALKKPGTRIFRSGNPLTDALAEWAWHDDRGQATAFSRPYKYQTIGADPYFGFDYLVEADIAPAAALVTEHTDAEKALRRQADRVLTPFSVRVWIDATTGEPVVDEAQRRWLDMPYDKNARKDKNYSGARLRDLFEIFGGPDEYQEATTAAEAASRKHMTVVTDLRKLCDEAQAAAKQRMAVSRAQAQARKAAGHLVSDVDSYLLDTDIAEALVNGLSNPVTRLIAAVCLVRVPGAPRVR, translated from the coding sequence ATGAATAACCGATTCGCTGTTGGCGACCTCGTCGAGTACCCGGGGAGTCCTGGTGTGGGCACTGTTGGCGAGGTGCGCGATACAGAGGTGCGCATCGATTTCTTCGCCTCCGTCGCGGTGCCGGTAGCGAAGTCGACTTTCGTTCAATCCCGCGACTGCAAGCCAGTTGCCTTGGGGCCGGCGACCAGGGTGTACTGGCGCAACCCGGATACCGGGCGGTGGCTACCCGGGCGGGTCGCGAGCGCTGTGGACGGCAAGTACTACATCACGTTCCCGAACCACCGGTACGACTTCCCCATCCCATCGGCACAGTTGCGGGTCAGGTGGGACGGAGACCACACTGACCCGGCTGCGGTTCTCGGAGTCGGCGCACACGAGTCAGGCTACTTCCGCAATACCCGACTCCCATTCTTACAGGGGTTGATCACCGAACGCGGCGCAAGTGCCAACATCGCCGGATTCCTTTCATCGGCAGTCGAGATCTACCCGCATCAGGTGTACGCCGCGCTAACGGTCCTCTCCGACCCTGTACAGCGCTACCTCCTCGCGGACGAGGTGGGATTGGGAAAGACAGTGGAAGCGGGGTTCGTGATCAGGCAGACGCTGATCGACAACCCACGCGCACGAATCGTCCTGTTGACTCCGGACAACCTTCGCCGCCAGTGGCGCGAGGAACTCATCGAAAAGTTCTTCACCGACGACTTCCCCTGGGCCTCGATCAAGATCCGCCCCCACGACGACCCTTCTACCTGGGCCGATCACCACGGGTGGGACCTGCTTGTCGTGGACGAGGCCCACCGCCTGACCCAGGTGGAGGACCCGTCCGAATCCTCCTACCCCCAGTTGCGCGCGCTTGCGCACTCCATCGAAAAAGTCCTGCTGCTGTCCGCGACCCCCACCACTTCGTACTTCAAGACGCACCTGGGTCTGCTGCACCTGCTCGATCCGAAGATCTACTCGTGGGCGGATGCGGACCAGTTCGCGGAGCGATATCGCCGCAGACTGGCGCTCGCCGACAGCATCTACGCACTGGACTCGCAGTTCACGGTCTACCTGGAGTCGTCGGTCGCCGAGATCCGCACACTGCTCGGCGTCCACGATCCACAGTTCGAACTGTTGAGTTCTCAGGTCCTCGAACTGATCGATGAAGATTTCGAGCTGCGGCCCGGGATTTCCGATGAAACATTGAAAACCCGCGTCGAGGAACTCCGCGCACACGTGAGCGAAACGTACCGCCTGCACCGAAGGGTGATCCGGAACCGGCGAGCGAACGTGCTCGACGAGGAACTCGAAGACGAATTTCCGGGTTATGACGTCCGAGGCCGGCAGGTGCCAACGGTGTTGAACCTGGATGCCGAAGCCCACGACACGGCCGAAAACGCGGTCCTGGATTGGCACGCGAGAGTCGGCGACCATCTCGATCAGGTCGGCCCGAACACCGACGCTCAACTCTATGGTGCCGTTCTGAAGATCCTCGTCTCACGCAGCGGAATCGTCGTCGACGACCTCCTCGACACGCTGCGCTGGAGGATGAACGCCGACGGACCGGCGGCGGAGCGCGCCCATCTTTCCACCGAGGAACGGCGAGCACTCCACGCTGCTCCGATCGTGGCTTCCGAGCGCGAACTGCTGGCGGAACTCGAGAGACTGGACACCGCAAAATTGCGGAAGTCAGCGCTCGAGCGCCTTTCGGAAGCCCTGTCGAGCGTTCTCCTGAAGTACCGGAGGACGGTCGTCTTCTGCGGCCCAGGGCAACTGGGCGAACTGCTCGCAGACCACCTGCGGGCAACCGCGTCGAAGGTCGGAGTCGGCGAGCACACCCACGGAGCCGGTCCCGAAAATGCCCACAACGCTGTACGGGCGTGGGCCGCGCCGTTCAACCCTCGCGGAGAACGGGTCAGGTTGCTCGTCGTGGACGACTCAGGCGAGGACGGGTTGAACCTGCAACTCGCCGAAGCCGCCCTACACTTGAGGATGCCCTGGTCGCCGAACCAACTCGAACAACGACTGGGACGGATCGACCGTTACCGGAGCGTCGACGCGGTCAGCCATTCCCGCCCCGCGGATCAGTACCGCTTGACCTCCGCACAGGGCGACGTGACCTTCACCGACGCCTGGACCGACCTCCTCGTCGAAGGGTACGAGTTGTTCCACGACTCGGTGTCCACCCTCCAAGACGCCATCGCCGACAGCATCAGCGGTGTGTGGTCGCAGGGGATGCGGCAAGGGCCGGCCGGCGTCCACGGTCAGACGCAAGTGATCCGCTCCGCCCTCGACGAAGCCCGCGAAGAGATCGAGAAGATGGACATGCTGGAGGCGATCCACCACTCCGCTGTCCAGGACACCGGTATCGCCTCGAAGCTGATCCGGTTCGAGACGGAGTGGAGGGCCTTCGAGGCGGCGCTGTCCGGGTTCACGTCAGAAACCGACGGCGGCATCGGGTTGCGCCACCGCCCGGGCAACGGCACCGAGGTGTTCGACCTCCGCAACTCCAAACCACTGGTCGATCCCCGCCTCTGGCACCGAACGGTCCACCGGGTGGGCAGCGCGAACGTCGAAGGTGTCTTCAACCGGTCGGTGGCGTTGAAGAAGCCCGGCACGAGGATCTTCCGCTCGGGCAACCCCCTGACCGACGCGCTCGCGGAGTGGGCATGGCACGATGATCGGGGTCAAGCGACTGCTTTCAGCAGGCCGTACAAGTACCAGACCATCGGAGCCGACCCTTACTTCGGTTTCGACTACCTCGTGGAAGCTGACATCGCACCGGCAGCGGCTCTCGTCACCGAGCACACCGACGCGGAGAAGGCCCTGCGACGCCAGGCGGACCGCGTACTCACGCCGTTCTCGGTCAGGGTGTGGATCGACGCCACCACCGGCGAACCCGTCGTCGACGAAGCTCAACGTCGTTGGCTGGACATGCCCTACGACAAGAACGCGCGGAAGGACAAAAACTACAGTGGCGCACGGCTGCGGGATCTGTTCGAGATCTTCGGCGGCCCTGACGAGTACCAGGAAGCCACCACGGCGGCGGAAGCAGCGAGTCGGAAGCACATGACGGTCGTGACCGATCTGCGCAAGTTGTGCGACGAGGCACAAGCCGCGGCCAAACAGCGGATGGCCGTCTCTCGGGCTCAGGCGCAAGCTCGGAAAGCCGCAGGCCACCTCGTCAGCGATGTCGACAGCTACCTTCTCGACACGGACATCGCGGAGGCGCTCGTGAACGGCCTGTCGAACCCGGTGACCAGACTGATCGCAGCGGTCTGCTTGGTACGAGTCCCGGGAGCGCCCCGTGTCCGCTGA
- the dpdF gene encoding protein DpdF, with protein MSADGWYAAQQMFSDWPSLPDSEGFAGTSRRLADALRGLADDSAGALDVAVLARQVLLEAASGSTLSALVVPNTQPLPGKGIWESAGCSVLHGPGGELRVWADEWTPEREGASQHSRKVALEDLREVYRGLQSKTRRNLNGPLADPYWSAALGPDYTHYRSRGQQQAARSVLLAPPGSTTVVCLPTGHGKTETVLAAALLGRPQGLTLVIVPTVVLAIDLERRVQKMTGSMDSCAYSSELSPEEKQQITQRVRTGRQRVLFTSPEAVATGLSQHLQAAAEAGMLRMVVLDEAHLVEQWGNNFRPEFQTIASQLRNWRLQAPEGGAPRLVALSATLTDLQLETITRLFGGPAGTNVVWAAQIRSEPSFYVDAFDGRDERAAAVLEAVTKLPRPLALYVSKVEDARHWVAALKSSGMARVTSVTGDATAEERRAALEGWGGRTATGTCPTRFDVVVGTSAFGLGIDIPDVRSVVHACLPETVDRYYQEVGRGGRDGRPSIAYIATAKADRPVAKKLNAQVIIGPDKAWDRWDAMFRQCRHDDGQVVFDLDLDTRPPHLPQTGRQNRMWNVRTLNLMVRADLIELHPPTRMSRAEEETDEQWARRLLSHLGELPTRARVSLHGRTNDSTYFKSRIQETGRAIVRAQWEALQRLQTAMSGRRCIGEELAAYYTTTFRDTELAAAAACRGCPHCRGTGPTATGFYHTAWDPSPDIAWPLADSGDPLARFRSVSTPLLGIWWTNDSQRRNLVPGLVSRLCKRGMAIIGGPGLTEQEAADIQRMALPHPMIFDVDELLLTTTDTPLIWVTGTVGGWHPMIEARLDGPGITYLVHPQDLLHPVKPLAFRDIHPASISVEVAERAL; from the coding sequence GTGTCCGCTGACGGCTGGTACGCGGCCCAACAGATGTTCAGCGACTGGCCGAGTCTTCCCGACTCGGAGGGATTCGCTGGAACGTCCCGCCGTTTGGCCGATGCCCTGCGCGGCCTGGCCGACGACTCCGCGGGCGCCCTCGACGTGGCCGTGCTCGCTCGCCAGGTGTTGCTGGAAGCAGCATCCGGCAGCACCCTGTCCGCCCTGGTGGTTCCCAACACCCAGCCGCTACCGGGGAAGGGCATCTGGGAGTCGGCCGGATGCAGCGTCCTGCACGGTCCCGGCGGCGAACTGCGCGTCTGGGCTGACGAGTGGACGCCCGAGCGCGAGGGGGCCTCTCAACACTCGCGCAAGGTTGCGCTCGAGGACCTCCGCGAGGTCTACCGCGGGCTGCAGTCGAAGACTCGCCGGAACCTGAACGGTCCGCTCGCAGATCCGTATTGGTCTGCGGCGCTGGGCCCGGACTACACCCACTACCGGTCTCGCGGTCAGCAGCAGGCGGCGCGCTCAGTCTTGCTCGCACCTCCGGGGAGCACCACGGTGGTCTGTCTGCCAACCGGCCACGGCAAGACGGAGACCGTCCTGGCCGCTGCTCTGCTAGGACGACCGCAGGGACTCACGCTGGTCATCGTTCCGACGGTGGTATTGGCCATCGACCTTGAGCGGCGTGTGCAGAAGATGACCGGTTCGATGGACAGCTGCGCGTACAGCAGCGAGTTGAGTCCCGAAGAGAAACAGCAGATCACGCAGCGGGTGCGCACCGGGCGGCAGAGGGTGCTGTTCACCTCCCCCGAGGCCGTGGCAACGGGACTCTCCCAGCACCTGCAGGCGGCCGCGGAGGCGGGCATGCTGCGGATGGTGGTCCTCGACGAGGCGCATCTCGTCGAGCAGTGGGGCAACAACTTCAGGCCGGAGTTCCAGACCATAGCCAGCCAACTGCGCAACTGGCGCCTCCAGGCTCCTGAGGGTGGCGCTCCCCGCCTGGTGGCGCTGAGCGCCACCCTCACCGACCTGCAACTCGAAACGATCACCCGGCTGTTCGGCGGACCTGCCGGCACCAACGTCGTGTGGGCCGCCCAGATCCGCAGTGAACCGAGCTTCTACGTCGACGCGTTCGACGGCAGGGATGAACGAGCGGCGGCGGTGCTCGAGGCGGTGACCAAGCTTCCCCGACCGTTGGCACTCTACGTCTCGAAGGTCGAGGACGCCCGCCATTGGGTCGCGGCGCTCAAGTCGTCGGGGATGGCTCGAGTCACCTCCGTCACGGGAGACGCCACGGCTGAAGAACGGCGAGCCGCCCTGGAGGGCTGGGGAGGAAGGACTGCCACCGGTACCTGCCCGACCAGGTTCGACGTGGTCGTCGGAACGTCGGCCTTCGGCCTCGGGATCGACATACCCGACGTGCGCTCGGTTGTGCACGCCTGCCTGCCGGAGACCGTGGACCGCTACTACCAGGAGGTCGGGCGAGGAGGACGCGACGGCCGGCCGTCCATCGCCTACATCGCCACGGCCAAGGCCGACAGGCCGGTCGCGAAGAAGTTGAACGCCCAGGTGATCATCGGTCCCGACAAAGCATGGGACCGATGGGACGCGATGTTCCGTCAGTGCAGGCACGACGACGGCCAAGTGGTCTTCGACCTCGACCTGGACACCCGACCACCGCACCTCCCGCAGACGGGCCGGCAAAATCGGATGTGGAACGTGCGCACCCTCAACCTGATGGTCCGCGCAGACCTGATCGAACTCCACCCGCCCACTCGTATGTCCCGCGCGGAGGAGGAGACGGACGAACAGTGGGCTCGCCGCCTTCTGAGCCATCTTGGTGAACTTCCGACCCGGGCCAGGGTTTCGCTACACGGGCGAACCAATGACTCGACGTATTTCAAGAGTCGTATCCAAGAGACCGGGCGGGCCATCGTTCGAGCGCAGTGGGAGGCGTTGCAGCGCTTGCAGACTGCGATGTCCGGAAGGCGTTGCATCGGCGAGGAGTTGGCGGCTTACTACACGACTACGTTCCGGGACACCGAGCTCGCCGCAGCGGCGGCCTGTCGCGGGTGCCCGCACTGTCGGGGAACAGGCCCAACGGCGACCGGGTTCTACCACACGGCGTGGGACCCCAGCCCTGACATCGCCTGGCCCCTCGCCGACTCGGGCGATCCGCTCGCCCGGTTCCGCTCCGTGAGCACTCCGCTGCTGGGTATCTGGTGGACGAACGACTCCCAGCGGAGGAATCTCGTGCCGGGCCTGGTGAGCAGGCTGTGCAAACGAGGGATGGCGATCATCGGCGGTCCCGGGTTGACCGAGCAGGAGGCCGCCGACATCCAACGCATGGCGTTGCCGCACCCGATGATCTTCGACGTCGACGAGTTGCTGTTGACGACAACCGATACGCCCCTCATCTGGGTGACCGGGACGGTCGGAGGCTGGCACCCCATGATCGAGGCACGTCTTGACGGACCTGGAATCACGTACTTGGTCCACCCCCAGGACCTGCTCCACCCCGTCAAGCCGCTCGCCTTCCGCGACATCCACCCCGCAAGCATCTCGGTCGAAGTAGCAGAAAGGGCTCTCTGA
- the dpdG gene encoding protein DpdG yields the protein MNVDDPLPQYLIVVLRLLAHVGKPVDVERARALLCPPSINGRKVFDRSVSSLAELGVINRDNDVLSPTGPLEVDHDSIVDVLRQAILATENNTRVGEDPSQSGPRDLVRALCWFLTIDPTSAPLGWAEVQTLQPHAIKDELGAPIVNDTRWNPFCSWSSALGFCTPALTGDGGSQRARLTPDCTAAVRRTVLSRWEPGQSLGPSTVLGELRGALPVLPGGSFSTAVGIEPPDTNHAGPSLSFALLRLHDERWIRLEQDDDARSLLYLHDPDQPGFPRTFSSITVLEAPRG from the coding sequence TTGAACGTCGATGACCCGTTGCCGCAGTACCTCATCGTGGTGTTGCGGCTGCTCGCACACGTAGGCAAGCCTGTGGACGTCGAGCGGGCGCGCGCGCTGCTTTGTCCTCCGAGCATCAACGGTCGGAAGGTGTTCGACCGCTCGGTGTCATCGCTGGCCGAACTCGGCGTGATCAACCGCGACAACGACGTGTTGAGCCCGACCGGCCCGCTCGAGGTGGACCACGATTCCATCGTGGACGTACTGCGCCAGGCGATCCTCGCTACGGAGAACAACACTCGCGTCGGCGAGGATCCGTCGCAGTCAGGTCCACGCGACCTGGTCCGGGCCCTGTGCTGGTTCCTGACGATCGATCCGACGTCAGCGCCGTTGGGGTGGGCGGAGGTGCAGACCCTCCAACCCCATGCCATCAAGGACGAGTTGGGGGCCCCGATCGTCAACGACACCCGGTGGAACCCCTTTTGCTCCTGGTCGAGCGCCCTGGGTTTCTGCACTCCGGCCCTCACAGGCGACGGTGGATCGCAACGGGCACGGCTCACACCGGATTGCACGGCCGCCGTGCGGAGAACGGTGTTGTCCCGCTGGGAACCCGGGCAATCACTCGGTCCCTCCACGGTGCTGGGAGAGCTCCGCGGCGCCCTTCCGGTGCTGCCCGGCGGCTCCTTCTCGACGGCGGTGGGTATCGAACCACCGGACACCAACCACGCGGGGCCGTCGCTGTCGTTCGCGTTGTTGCGCCTACACGACGAGAGGTGGATCCGGCTGGAGCAGGACGACGACGCCCGTTCTCTCCTGTACCTCCATGATCCCGATCAACCCGGCTTCCCCAGGACGTTCAGTTCGATCACGGTTCTGGAGGCTCCCCGTGGCTGA
- the dpdH gene encoding protein DpdH, whose product MADLAGYLCWTPDSAASRISTEAVIPSSGLFLATHTPLKISRARLVQRGLVGSGDVVDEHAVLEEFTSRKADSGTLLMPLVGESGSGKSHLVRWVREKLQPQPHQKVIYLEKTQTSLKAVITALLSDVEDASLDTLKRDISSLSAQVDPAALARRIVNSLNESLAGTKPAGLPALERGLVGPAGLALILQDPHFQGYLLQPDGFVHRLAEQLLRDRGAESSERPRGFTADDLPFRIKDVQLAADKSKRLVGLINTKTGLKEAAIGLLNDHLEAALRSAANLAAGRLTDALLKVRAVYARQGREILLLIEDFALIQGVQGELLDALTEPAIREGEMRLAPIRTLMAVTTGYFTDLLPETALTRIGAASGGHVFRLDVTFDEREDEAEQIASFVGRYLNVARVDGTVEDLSKEELEKSRCGGCMFEAECHERFGRSSEGYGLYPFNRSALLRMVHSTADKEGAFVPRTVLGKVIRPVLIDHARSLADGTFPDSSARLRFPRAEQDAALSTEVSSLIETEDPEDVDRHAFVVEFWGDAPRALREMNDDILRTFRVRSINKDVPEPPPGPPPTSGGKQPKAPVEERKPTGVTRPKPQPKVDAIENWAGRGTMLDQGVAREVRKIIVEAVLRRFSWTNPPMREQGKAFTDKAWPISSKTVSIEDAYGEKNSESAPIRFERKAVTSQFFQGLVRLETSGEGRAVDLRKLASIAESGERHLTAAVERHGQLSDDHLVTGMRAALLGGVLAGRAWPGMDEADLLAVVFDDGQGWGRADAESRTATWNEALDRHLRSRPEMVQGLRSRLGVAQGSGEVRLIDAARALPLLARASWEWLWRPESVPDWVPGEAVSGFSNIDKWVAAQADALRSILERIRVLLPEKASGPRTVEAVRVALDEAPRVGLGPTSREDEIRLRDLIDKAAEADWRVIATLASDLSRLSDTEMGEDRRRSLEIKVAATDRGASLKIILDFLTAADRWLAAKLPEAEKRTSTEGDAAVLAVKEALSTWSSIGMEDAPRG is encoded by the coding sequence GTGGCTGATCTCGCGGGCTACCTGTGCTGGACTCCCGACTCCGCGGCCTCGCGAATCAGCACCGAGGCGGTCATCCCGTCCTCGGGGCTGTTCCTCGCTACGCACACGCCGCTCAAGATCAGCCGTGCTCGGCTGGTCCAGCGCGGCTTGGTCGGCTCCGGCGACGTCGTCGACGAGCACGCCGTCTTGGAGGAATTCACCAGTCGGAAGGCGGACAGCGGCACGCTATTGATGCCGCTGGTCGGCGAATCGGGCTCAGGCAAGTCGCACTTGGTGCGCTGGGTGAGGGAGAAGCTACAGCCTCAACCACACCAGAAGGTCATCTACCTCGAGAAGACTCAGACGAGCCTCAAGGCCGTCATCACCGCACTGCTCTCCGATGTCGAAGACGCCTCGCTCGACACGTTGAAGCGAGACATCTCGTCCCTCAGCGCCCAAGTCGACCCGGCAGCCCTGGCTCGCAGGATCGTCAACTCGTTGAACGAGTCGCTGGCGGGCACGAAACCTGCCGGTCTTCCGGCCCTCGAGCGCGGGCTCGTCGGACCCGCCGGGTTGGCACTGATCCTGCAAGACCCCCACTTCCAGGGGTACCTGCTCCAGCCCGACGGATTCGTCCACCGGCTCGCGGAGCAGTTGCTCCGCGACCGGGGTGCCGAATCATCCGAGCGTCCCCGCGGGTTCACGGCCGACGATCTCCCGTTCAGGATCAAGGACGTGCAACTGGCCGCCGACAAGTCGAAGCGACTGGTCGGCCTGATCAACACCAAGACGGGGTTGAAGGAAGCCGCCATCGGCCTGTTGAACGATCACCTGGAGGCGGCCCTCCGCTCCGCGGCGAACCTCGCTGCCGGCCGTCTCACCGACGCGCTGCTCAAGGTTCGAGCGGTGTACGCCAGGCAAGGCCGGGAGATCCTCCTGCTGATCGAGGATTTCGCCCTCATCCAGGGTGTTCAAGGAGAACTCCTCGACGCACTCACCGAACCGGCCATCCGCGAAGGCGAAATGCGCCTCGCGCCGATCAGAACACTCATGGCGGTGACCACCGGGTACTTCACCGATCTCCTGCCCGAGACCGCGTTGACCCGCATTGGCGCCGCGAGTGGGGGCCACGTCTTCCGGCTCGACGTGACGTTCGACGAACGTGAGGACGAGGCCGAGCAGATCGCCTCTTTCGTAGGCCGGTACCTCAACGTAGCCCGCGTCGACGGCACCGTGGAAGACCTCAGCAAGGAGGAGTTGGAGAAGAGCCGGTGCGGCGGCTGCATGTTCGAGGCCGAGTGCCACGAGCGGTTCGGGAGGTCGTCGGAAGGTTACGGCCTGTACCCGTTCAACCGTTCCGCTCTTCTCCGCATGGTGCACTCCACCGCCGACAAGGAGGGGGCGTTCGTCCCCCGCACGGTCCTCGGCAAGGTCATCAGGCCGGTACTGATCGACCACGCGCGCTCCCTCGCGGATGGAACCTTCCCGGACAGCAGCGCTCGCCTGCGATTTCCGAGGGCCGAGCAGGACGCCGCACTCAGCACCGAGGTGTCCAGCTTGATCGAGACGGAGGACCCGGAAGACGTCGATCGGCACGCGTTCGTCGTGGAGTTCTGGGGTGACGCTCCGCGCGCGCTCCGCGAGATGAACGACGACATCCTTCGCACTTTCCGCGTGCGTTCGATCAACAAGGACGTGCCCGAGCCTCCACCTGGACCGCCGCCGACTTCTGGCGGAAAGCAACCGAAAGCGCCGGTCGAAGAGCGCAAGCCGACAGGCGTGACGCGACCGAAGCCACAGCCCAAGGTCGATGCGATCGAGAACTGGGCGGGTCGTGGCACCATGCTCGACCAGGGCGTGGCGAGGGAAGTGCGCAAGATCATCGTGGAGGCCGTGCTCAGGCGGTTCTCGTGGACCAACCCCCCGATGCGCGAGCAGGGCAAAGCATTCACCGACAAGGCTTGGCCCATCAGTTCGAAAACGGTCTCGATCGAGGACGCGTACGGCGAGAAGAACAGCGAGTCCGCCCCCATCCGCTTCGAGCGCAAGGCCGTCACAAGTCAATTCTTCCAAGGACTCGTGCGGTTGGAGACCTCCGGGGAAGGGCGTGCGGTCGACCTCCGCAAACTGGCCTCCATCGCCGAATCCGGTGAGCGGCACCTCACGGCTGCCGTGGAGCGGCACGGACAACTCTCCGACGACCACCTGGTCACAGGCATGCGGGCTGCTCTGCTGGGGGGCGTCCTCGCGGGCCGGGCATGGCCGGGGATGGACGAGGCGGACCTTTTGGCCGTCGTCTTCGACGACGGGCAGGGGTGGGGTCGCGCGGATGCCGAGTCCCGGACGGCCACGTGGAACGAGGCGCTGGATCGACACCTGCGTTCCCGTCCGGAGATGGTGCAGGGCTTGCGCAGCAGACTCGGAGTCGCTCAAGGCAGCGGGGAGGTTCGTCTGATCGACGCGGCACGGGCACTGCCCCTGCTCGCCCGCGCCTCTTGGGAGTGGCTGTGGCGACCGGAGTCGGTACCCGACTGGGTCCCGGGTGAAGCCGTCAGCGGGTTCAGCAACATCGACAAGTGGGTGGCCGCGCAGGCCGACGCTTTGCGCTCGATCCTGGAGCGGATACGCGTCCTGTTGCCCGAGAAGGCAAGCGGGCCGAGAACGGTGGAAGCGGTTCGAGTCGCGCTGGACGAGGCTCCCCGAGTGGGGTTGGGGCCGACGAGTCGCGAGGATGAGATCCGACTACGCGATCTGATCGACAAGGCGGCCGAAGCGGATTGGCGTGTGATAGCTACGCTCGCGAGCGACCTCAGCCGACTGTCCGACACCGAAATGGGTGAAGACAGGCGGCGGTCACTGGAGATCAAGGTTGCCGCAACGGACCGGGGCGCCTCGTTGAAGATCATCCTGGACTTCCTGACGGCCGCGGACCGATGGCTGGCCGCGAAACTCCCGGAAGCGGAGAAACGCACCTCAACTGAGGGCGACGCTGCTGTCCTAGCGGTGAAAGAGGCTTTGTCGACCTGGTCCTCGATCGGGATGGAGGATGCTCCACGTGGATGA